In Nitrospira sp., the following are encoded in one genomic region:
- a CDS encoding dienelactone hydrolase family protein translates to MPTTHRALFSLEQIGTGTARFSSGVPIPTRTDQMVDPYFKTKVPKEHQIDSLLFWPQPPGTYPGLILLHDRWGLTGQIKDVGARLACEGYAVIIPNLYGRLGGMVTADDDVAAALLERQNDAHVMTDINSCCEYLNTRHFTKGNIHGVVGYGMGGSYALRFACHRKRLRAAVSYYGKAVTPKTLMKDLFSPVLYHQAGKDTWATQDDVEQLRGAAAEFAKRVEIHLYPDASYAFCNDMKPQAYDPDSSAIAWERTASFLKSCLQGT, encoded by the coding sequence ATGCCTACGACACACCGCGCCCTTTTTTCGTTAGAACAGATCGGAACAGGAACCGCGCGTTTCTCAAGCGGCGTGCCGATCCCTACGCGCACCGATCAAATGGTCGATCCCTACTTCAAGACCAAGGTGCCGAAGGAGCACCAAATCGATAGTCTCTTATTCTGGCCGCAACCACCGGGGACCTATCCAGGGCTCATCCTGCTGCATGATCGGTGGGGATTGACCGGCCAGATCAAGGATGTCGGCGCCCGCCTGGCCTGTGAAGGGTATGCAGTGATCATTCCGAATCTCTATGGACGGTTGGGAGGAATGGTCACCGCCGACGATGACGTCGCGGCCGCTCTGCTGGAACGTCAGAACGACGCCCATGTCATGACGGATATCAATTCCTGCTGTGAGTATCTCAATACACGCCACTTCACGAAGGGGAATATCCATGGAGTCGTGGGCTATGGAATGGGGGGATCCTATGCGCTCCGTTTCGCTTGCCATCGGAAACGGCTTCGCGCGGCCGTCTCGTACTACGGCAAGGCGGTCACTCCCAAAACATTGATGAAAGATCTTTTTTCACCGGTGCTGTATCACCAAGCAGGAAAGGACACCTGGGCCACGCAGGACGACGTCGAACAATTGCGCGGCGCAGCGGCCGAATTTGCCAAGCGAGTTGAGATTCATCTCTATCCCGATGCATCTTACGCCTTCTGTAATGACATGAAGCCACAGGCCTATGACCCCGACAGTTCGGCCATCGCCTGGGAGCGAACTGCGAGCTTCTTGAAATCTTGCCTTCAAGGAACATGA
- a CDS encoding Gfo/Idh/MocA family oxidoreductase, producing the protein MNQGRIGVGLIGVGRHGLRYAQHIVRDLPTAVLSAVCRRHPEQGFDVPGAPPVKIYGEALSLIADPMVDVAIVVTPPIFALEICRLAVQARKPMLIEKPLGTTSSDAYAMVALARGADVPLMTAQTLRFDNTIQHMKMLQPCIGGSQQLNLVFNIELRQTAPDHVAGYGGRGALLEIGVHMLDLVRFMTGEEVQDVRCTMDRQPPHAPETRASVDLTTIGGTTCRIEVTRVLGARAGRAIWIGSKGRVEADWIQRRIRCVDDAGVETMHADPPPSQTVLAALTAFLQAVRNNCSMPITGEDGCRAVEIAEACYRSAQAGGKPVTLPITH; encoded by the coding sequence GTGAATCAGGGTCGCATCGGCGTCGGGTTGATCGGGGTGGGCAGGCATGGGCTTCGTTATGCGCAGCACATCGTGCGCGACCTCCCGACGGCTGTTCTGAGCGCAGTCTGCCGGCGACATCCTGAGCAAGGGTTCGATGTACCTGGAGCCCCGCCGGTCAAGATCTATGGGGAGGCCCTGTCGCTGATCGCCGACCCCATGGTCGACGTGGCCATTGTCGTCACTCCTCCCATATTTGCCCTGGAGATCTGTCGGTTGGCGGTCCAGGCCCGCAAACCCATGCTGATTGAGAAACCGTTGGGGACCACTTCGTCCGATGCCTATGCGATGGTCGCCCTAGCCCGTGGAGCTGATGTGCCCCTGATGACGGCGCAGACCCTCCGATTCGACAATACGATCCAGCACATGAAGATGCTCCAGCCCTGTATCGGGGGTTCGCAACAATTGAACCTAGTGTTCAACATTGAGCTACGACAAACAGCTCCCGATCATGTCGCTGGTTATGGGGGGCGGGGTGCGCTGCTGGAAATCGGAGTTCACATGCTTGATCTGGTTCGGTTCATGACCGGTGAAGAGGTGCAAGACGTGCGTTGCACGATGGACCGGCAGCCCCCGCATGCGCCGGAAACGAGAGCCTCGGTTGATCTCACCACGATCGGGGGGACGACCTGCCGAATAGAAGTCACCCGAGTTTTGGGGGCACGTGCCGGTCGAGCGATATGGATCGGTTCGAAGGGGCGCGTGGAGGCCGACTGGATTCAGCGTCGAATTCGCTGTGTGGATGATGCCGGCGTCGAGACGATGCACGCCGACCCTCCTCCGTCCCAGACGGTCCTTGCCGCTCTCACCGCCTTTTTGCAGGCGGTACGAAACAATTGCTCGATGCCCATCACGGGGGAGGATGGGTGTCGTGCCGTGGAAATCGCCGAAGCCTGTTACCGGTCGGCCCAAGCAGGCGGCAAGCCGGTCACCCTTCCCATTACACACTAA
- a CDS encoding Lrp/AsnC ligand binding domain-containing protein produces the protein MATRAYILIKVKAGKTKDVVGALKQIPGVEQAHSCFGRPDIFVFISVQDERALSDVVITKIHAIDGVEETDTHIVAEP, from the coding sequence GTGGCAACAAGAGCCTACATTCTCATTAAAGTGAAAGCGGGAAAGACCAAGGACGTGGTCGGCGCGCTGAAACAAATACCCGGCGTGGAACAGGCTCACTCCTGTTTCGGCCGTCCAGACATTTTTGTCTTTATCAGCGTCCAGGATGAACGGGCGCTTTCCGATGTCGTCATCACGAAGATCCATGCCATCGACGGTGTCGAAGAGACGGATACTCACATCGTCGCTGAACCTTAG